AGTTAGGTTGAGGTTTACTGTATTGTGTCTTTTTCTGGGAACATTACCCGTTACATTATTTCCCCAATCCATAAAAAGAGATAAAATAAGTCATGTTTTCAAaccttacattaaaaaaaaaatattctgcctatcaatgttatatataaaacattttaaaagatctgTTTGACACTTTATTTCTACCTCCCAGTCTGGTTTTCAGAAGTTATGTTACTGTACATATGTAAagaaaatgattttattatttgtatcacTTAGGTTTGCCTTAAATAGCTAAGCTCATGCAAATGGGAGACTGACAATGTGCAGAGATGGGGGGGTTCTATAGCCTTGTTAAGGAGCCAAATAGTTTTCCAAGTTCAATTTTTCACCTTTGTATTTGTACACAAAGATCTGCCTAACTATGCATCCAGTATAATATGCAATGCTCTTGTTTTTCTGAACTTCTCACTTTAAATACAGCCTACATTAAAAGTACATCAAAGTTAAATATATTCGGTAGTTCTCTACAGGTATGCTGAATACAAAATTACACACAGCAGGGTATGCAGTGTTTAAAGAGAACCATGTTGTTTTTCCTTCCTGTAACACAACATAACCTGTTTCCTTTTGTGTAACGTGTATGACAGGATTCAATTCACAAGTTAACAACAAACATGTGGAAGATGCCTAGATTAGATAAAAACGCAGACTAGAATAATACAAAGTTCtgtgtttgcagttattttattacatgtactACACTACAGATAAAAGCAATACTGTtatgttgaataataataataataataataataataataataataataataataataatacacacctaaGTCAAGTTGACAGTTGTTACTGTTGGTGCCTTCAGCAGGTGAAACACAGCTTGAATTAGTCTCTTATGTGTTGTATTGCTACAGGCAGACCACTTTCCCAAAATAGTCACAAGGAGCTAGTTTTTCCAGCCAGTACTTCGTTATAATAAACACAGCATTagttttttctttccttaaaaaatgtgaaaatctgATCATTATTTTGCTTACatataaatatttgtgaaaaaaaaaaaagttgttgtagTTGATTTAGGCCACAGACGTATATTATCTGATTATAGTGGATGTATTTCATTTGAGTTATTCCTCTCAGAATAATGGGGATTTTAAATCAGGAAGGGTAGATGACATACATTTGCAAATAGTAGACTTCACAATCTGTTCCCCAGTTTTAAAAGGTCAAAAATGAAGAGCtacctggaacaaaaaaaaagaattctgagaaagtgaaaataaaggaaaatggTGTGGGGATGTTGCTGTTGAAATGAGAGGCAAGAATGTTTGAGTGGTTATAACCctttactaaaaaataataattatagaagTAAAATGTCTTCGTTACACATTCATCCCCAGTGTTCTGCCACACTTACTGTACTCTATCACATATTCTGGATAAATCTGGTGTTTctcaaaaatgataaaaattgAAGGGTTGTATTTATTGTCCACGCAGCTGTCGTAAAAGGTTGTGTTTTTGCCATCTTTAGAAGGGGGGCGTAAATAGCCGTTTTTTCCTGCAGTCGCCTCTCCAACCAGCACTCGAGCCACGAACATGATCCGGTGACCCGATGTGGATACGGTATAACTGTGGGAATACGAGGCATCCCTTGCAAAGTAACTCCCtgtaacattaaacacaaaaagggGTATAGGTTATATTTGATTTGCATGACACAGGTACTAGTTTATATGTGTCATTCCCTATATTAAGTGCTTCAACCttgtttgaataaaaatatcCAGTgcacgatttatttattttggagaaaGTCACCTTTGCTACATTAATGTCAAATTCACTTCTGTATGTTAGGACAAGGTTTTTTTGTTCCCAAATGGACCAGAATGTAACTCAGCCTACAAGTTAccctgttgtttatttatttatttatttattatctaatCCTCACCTTTCCCATAGGCAGTCCCATGGACTCCACAGATTCTCCAGTCAAAGTTTTGGCTGCAGATGGCATCTACAAGAGATTTCTGTGTACCATGGAATAACAACTTCTCATCAACATCCTTCCCTCCATTTTTCCTCTTCATCTGTTCCTTTTGCCTGTAATATGAAACAGCTGTGGTTCAGAAAACGTATGGGGCAGGCAAGCAAACAACTTGTACGCAGTTCTGACACAATCCACTCTTATGCAGAACTAATTAAAAATACTTTATGCAATTTATCAATCAATAAAAGTTACTATTTAGTGTGATGGCACAGCAAAAGtcaagaaagtttaaaaaaaaaaaatctccactCATTTATACTAATTCATTATACATCTGTAagattttcttatttaaaaagacAGAGGTGGTATGGATTATACACAAACCTGCAAAGAGTCTCAACCACTTATAAATGTTTAGTATgaattgtacatatttataaattacAGAATCTTTAGAGTTTCATTATAATTGTGAGACATGAATACTTTTTAGGGtcctcagtgaaaaaaaaaaagggaacccTTATTTGCTGATTGGGTCCGTCTGTCTCACCAATCTTTTACCACAAACTCCTAGTCTTCAATGTGTACACAACTAGGTGCAGTAGGTGTGTTCACTAGTTACAGATATGCTTTCCAAAATTACAAACCATTGATACACTTCCCAGAGAGATGGGTTTTGAATTCTTTCAATTTTATGGATGGTCGCTGTGGTCATTTTCTTCAGAAAGAGATCTTCAACTTCCTTGAATTCCTCGGAGGAGAAGGAAAGTTGAATCaactgaaaaaaaggaaagaatggttAAAAATGTGGTTCTAGTTCAAGCAAATTAGTAACCTTATTTTCAATTAGAACACTGCAAGTTAATGTTGgttcaggttttgttttgtaatacaaaatacGTACTCGTTATTATACTGGTGTTGATCCCTTGATTGGTCAATATCCAGCAGGAAAATGGGAAGAGATGTGTACACAGGCTAAAAACTGGCAAAGATATAGTGTTTCTTGAAGAATACAGGAAAGAAAAAGATAAGACGTTTGTTAATTTGATATTATAAGTAAACTATCTCAAATTGACCTTGTATCCAGTCTCAGGCACAGCATCCATGTCCCAGTTCACTGGAAATGATTTTGTGGTGGAGCTCGATGCCAGAGCGAAGTcacttttgctttaaaaaaaaacaaaaaaaacaagaaaacaaattattaataaacttttaattccaaggtttaaaattgctaaactAATTTGCCAGTGACAGGGGGGTGGATTCTGAGCAGCATCATTTTTAGATAGCATATAAGATATGTGCTTCTTGACTGATATAGTGTTCTAAACCTAATGTCAATTTCAAACAAGGTTTTTAAGCTCAGAACATATTGAAGATATATCTCAATTTCTGGCATGGGTCACAGTTTTATCAAGCCAACactttgtgtattttgtgatgACATCACAATGATCTGAAAAGAACATGTGGTGCTTTGACTTGCACAATGCTGCACTACTTAAATACACTGCTCTGACAAAACCAGGGCTCCGTTTAACATAGTCTTTGTTTCAAACCCTTCAAATGGATACAACTAAATACAGCTTCCGTACCCCATTCTCTTGTTTTCCACTGCTTTTTCAGAAACAAATCTGGGTCTTCTCCGCACCTTCCGTTTAGTATTATGTTTTGGGTTCCGTTGATACATGTCTAAAAGAAGCAACAATGAAACAGATGTTTCAGAACTAGTTTAAAACATCTACACAAGAATTGTTATCAACAAGAGTGTTCAGCTGCTGTTAGCAATAATCAATTGGTACTCAAAGttcagctccatgctgattgggGATGTCCTAAAAATGTTCTGTATCTGGAAGACATTTACTTAATGACATAGTAGTAAGAACTGTTGTTATTTAAAAGGCACACTGCTGTGTCAGTAACAAAATTGGTAGAAAGTGGACGAATCCAAGAGTAGTAAAGTCTGCCACTAGTTTAGACTGTCGAGTTCTGGTTTACTCATTCATTTGGACtttttgatttacatgatgttttTCTAACACAGCATTCACTTATTATGGATGAGTAAACGTCATGACACAGAGCACAGTAAATTCACGTTATCGGCTCAATATTAAAGATGTCCGTTAGCAAATACCTTTGAAACTAAGCGTGTACTGGCGATGCCCTTTAGTCAGGGTAATTTCATCATTGTTATCTGCTAGGTATGCTTGCTCCAACTCCTTAGAAGTGACAGAAGAGACTTTGCGTTTTTCATCCTACAAACACGAAAAGAACCCCAAATAACAGAATAAGGACACCTTTAAATGTACATCAAGAACTCAAAAAATGTTGTTATTGGACATTAAAAAATTAGTGATttcccagttcatattgtatagcttcttttagtatttctgcttacagccccccccccccccccccttaatatTAAATGGAGAAGCTGTTCATTTCTAGTTTGGTAGCTTCCTTTCTGGTGATGAAAAAAGAATAGAGCTTTTGAGAATACTGTCCAATGCATATTGGCCCATTCAAACCCATCGAACAACTGAGTCTTTCAGATTCACAGTGGGCTCTCCCACATCAGTGTGGTTCTGTAGAATggtaaaacaccaaaaacaagtaATCCGAGGCAGAAGAATGCTTTGTCGGGTACATATTTCAATTCCTTTAGGCTGAATTTAAATTTAGGCGATGTAAATGTTACAATGCTGGAGACTTTACTCTTCTGATACTGTAGAATATATCATCTTTATATGACAGTCAGctgttgaattaaaatacagcagaCTTAGCAATTAATAAACTTTAGTAATTAATAAAGCtttgcttctgaaaaacaaaatgacaggatAGACTGTTCAGAGTGGCTGTTGTTATAAGGCAATAGATCCAAACTCACTGGCAGTCCGTATTCAATCCACTTGCCGTTTTCACCCTTGCAGTACCAGACCCATTCTGTGGTCAGGATGTAGTGCGGTGGTTTGGTAACAGAGGAAGCTGTGGAGAGGCGCCTGACTGGAGCCGAGTTTCGTGTCATTTCCAGGAAGTCTACCGGCCGAGACCCTCCACTGAAAATTCAATCAGAAGTCATTTGGTTTCCGAGAGAGAGAGGCAATATATCACTTTTGTTAAGGTAAGTAATTCTAACATACTTAGCTTCACTGagataagattttaaaaaaaggagtgtCTAAGAAATCAATCAAAGCAACGTATTTGTCAAAAGTTTCAGTACATATGTCTAGAGATGTTATCCTGTGCAAAGAACAGAATTCAACATTCTAAAGTTTAATAGCAATTCCTGAGTATAACAACAACTTGGGGACTTATTTAAAGGTTATATGTAGTGTGTCTCTTATTAAAAGATGTAATTTCACATAACTGACCTGCCAGATTTTGTCAATTTGCATGAGATGCCCTGCAATTCATGCAATGTATTAACTTAATCACGAAAATGTAGATCGTAATTTATATTATAAACCTATCAGATAAATAGAACAGGAATGAGGTCTTCTGTAGAGGGCATTAATGGCTAGGAAATGCCCTCAGAATGCCCAGACAAGCATCACTGATAAAGTACAGTAAGGTGTACAAAAAGAACATCTAGGATAACTGTCAGAACCACAACAAACCCACAAAACAATGGATATAACAGGTCACAACAACGAGTTCTCTATAAAAAATAACTGGCTCCATCTCTATCCAAAAAACGAGAATGGTCTTCACATCTTTCCAATGTCTTAACTCCTGCAATTATTGCTGTCCATCAGCCGTTAATAAAATCAACAGCAAACCTTCCAACACACTgcaaacctgtaaaagcacattcaaaaaccGAAACCCAATGCTTTGCTCTACCCTCAGATATTTCAGCCACGAGCAAACATACCTGccgtttcaaaactgcactttcacagGAAACCTGCAATTCAACTGGAAATCAATAAACTTAAACACAACAATGAACTTTACcaaataaataactcaaatatttaaatgactaatttaattcctttattttaagaataaatgtatttgtttaataatagtgTTAGTTATAGAATCAGTTTGTTATATTTGGCTATTAAAACTAACTTTTTGAAAAAACAGAGAGAAGatggttttaaatgttttccttgtcttaaataaattaaaaactaaactggattttgattttttaatgtttggtttgtGAAGAAAAAATAGTTTCCTTCGCTGTTCACCGGCAGAATTATACTGGTAAAGAACTGCTGCAGCAGCATGGGAACGAGCACCacaggacttaaaaaaaaaagtttataaatattaatgttaTTGCTGTTAAAACCATAAAAGACGGTTTATAATAGCAATACCTCCAGGCAAAGCATTTCCCAGCCATTAACGTCCCAGCTGGGTTACAGTCCCCTGGCCTACGCCTCAGGTCTTCAACTCTCCCAGCCAGGCTCAGGCAGGAAATGCCGTGCCTGTCTGTCATTACTGCTTAACTAAGCTTtctgtaagggataaacaacacTAAGTGGTGATTCTGGTGAATACTCCTTTTTCTGATGAAACTACTGTTCTCTGTGGTTTCTCTGACAAATCCATTTTTCAATTGAATTGGAAAATGAATCATAAAAGGCCAAAGAAATGTTGGAGAAATTGCATCataaaaaattgtaattattgGTAATTTTCAATTTCTAAAAGCTTTCTGGACAGAGTCTACTCTTCTCTGAATTCTATGCTCACGATATAATTGTAACTTAGAAATACAGAAAATGTCAAACTGAAGAAGATTCTAATTTACCTGTGGGTATTTTCCGGGTCACAAAAAGCCTTTTCAATTTCTTCCATGTGGGGGAGCTCTACCCAAGATGACCCATCATACACTTCCCACTTGTAGGGCAGATGAAAGTGGACGTGAATGCacttttctgtaaaaacaaatggctttcaataaaaactttaaatGGGACAAATACATTCTTTACAGTGGACATTAATGAACTGCCCTGCTAAACCTGCAATAATGTCCTCCCATGTGTTTGCAAAATCATCAAATAAAACTGGCAATATCTTGTATTTAATATTtggttttgcctttttttgtctTGCTGCTAGGTTCAACACAGTGAGTGCATCagcagtactgtatgtacagacATTATTCAGTAAAACTAGCTTCAAATGAATGAGTCTTAGAAAGCTGCTGAATAGTGAAGAACCAGCACCTTTCATATAGTACAACGCAATGAAAAACAGCAGCTCTCAGCTGCCAAACAAGCGTCAAACCCATGCAGTTACAGTCACTAAAAGCGAGAGACAGGGACGCGTACTTTTGATCTCTACAAATGTGTCAAATGGTACCAATAAGGGCTGTTTTTACCTCATCCCAGTTTGCTTTGGGCTTTCAGGTGCTTCCTGTGGCCTTGGGAAGAGCCAGGCTTTTTATAAATCTGAGAACAAACTTATTATGAATCTTGCCGACATACTGTATCTGAACTGTAACTTGAGATCCTACACAACCATTTTCTATTCGGGACTGAGACAGCAAGCACAGTGAATTATAAACTATGAACAAACcttgaaaactgcattgcttCCTGATGTAATGGAGGCAAATTTCATTGCTCTCTCTTTCACTTACTGATGACCTCTGTGCAGTGTCTGTGACTTCTCCTAGAATAGAAtattgcagtaaataaataaaagaaccaTGGTGCTCACTACAGgcatattgtattgtacaccTGCTGTAGTCTATGTATGTTTAATATCCAATCACAATATGCAGAAGAGCCTTTTGCAAGCAATTGTTCTTTTGCCAGCAGTATTTTTCCATTCTTTTTGATTGAATAAGTACGGGCTGGACGAGTCTGTTTGTTTCGTTACCAGATAAACATCTAATTTTTTCCACTGAGAAAACTATTGAGAAATGTAAACAGCTTCAAATgccattcctttttcttttaggtttttttttttagtttttcaataatTCTCAGTTgttttgttgctccaatatttGGATTTCCCTAATGTAGAAAGTATTTTCTAATATATTGGGAATATATTCTAGTTTAAActgttatattttaatgttttcagtgtGAACATAAGTCAGTCATATTGGATCAATcccattactgtacagtacattgtaaacacagagtGAAATATAATGGCACAGATAATTGCTACTTTCATAGCATATAAAGTATAATATCGtcattaacattttttgtaaagcacaacatattttaattatatatctatgtatctaacattgtatttttcaatatactgcaatactgtatattttgtttcagtATGGGTTTCTACCTGGCTGTGAGCTTACATAAAGAATCCTTGCTGTTTGGCCATTCTTCCTGGTTACAGAAATATCTTGTGATATTGTGACCGTTAAATATTTGGTTAGACTCACCTGCTCTAcggtaaaatatataaacaagtgGGCCTTACCGAATTTAACAGCAACATCACTTTTCTAGAATAAGGCAATAACAAATAACCCTGAATCAGGTaagggaaagaaaataaaaatgctacttTATGAAACTCAAAACGTTGttttataatcttaaaaaaaaaaaattgcctaacCCTCACTGGAGCTGATGCTGCAGTTTTTTAAGTCGTAAATATTCCTGTATATAGCGGGCAGATTATGAATATTCTCTCTGGTGATCCCCCGCTCCTCCAGCTTTTTCTGATCATCCAACTCAATCTTGTGGGATCTCTTGCACTTGTATCCGAACATGCAGTCGCCTTGCACAAAGTGTTGgcagatgtggagtttggtgcaGCTTGCTTTGAATGTACAAGCTCCATAGGGGCCACTTCCCTTGTTGTAATGCACACACACCTGCAATACAATGCATTAATTAATCAGAATTTGTTTGACCTTTTCTTATATTCAGGTTCACTTAGGTTATAAAATCGCTGCAACCTGTATAGAAACATTAGAAAACCCTAAATTTAGGAGGATTTAAAACAAGTAAGAACACAGTTTTCAGACTATGGTCCGCAGACCTAAATGCACATGCATAGTGTACACAGCTAGTCCAAATTTTTACCTCTGCATCTTACTTGCTGGCTTGTGTGTCTGCGGTTGCAACACAGCTAAAACACCTAGTGATAAAATGACCGATACAATTTACAACAATATACAGCAGAACATTGTTCTGTCATATTCTGAAAAAATCACATGAACAGATTTACACTTATGGTACACactataattttttaaatgttatatatatatatatctcctaaaATTAGTTCACAGGACTTTCATTCTTTGGCTAAAACGAACTATATAAATGTAGGTATATGGAGGATGTCAGTCTCTACGTCACATTAACATTTCACAAACAGACAGCAGCTAATTTAATTATGATGAAACTGGGGGGGGGGATCTTAAGTCTTAGGAGTGTCATAAGAACGTCTGAATATCACAATACGTTTTTACATAAAACATACCTAGAGAAGTGTTTACTCTAATTATTTTGACACTTAGTCTGAACATACTTTGGCACAAGCTATTTAGAGGATATGATCTGGGAGTACATGACAGAATTTTTGTCACTGACATGCTAGTTGGGTGTTTTCTGTAACAATCAGTAGTTGCATGACGCTATGCAGCATGTTCAATATGAATGCTGGTGCTATATGTTCAAAAGGATGGGTTGTTTCTCACCTCAGGTAACAGAGAGGGGTCGTTCTGTAGAAGAAGCATAAAAAGCTCATCTTGATCCAGATCGAGAAGATGATAATTTCTCAGGACCTCATAATTGTGGCCTGAACTAAGTTCGTGTGAATAACGGCATGGTTTCCTGGAACAACAGTTGAAAAgctgaaaatctgtggcatgttGTAATTCAAGTAAGAGTCCTATTCAAATCACTTTTAGCTGGGAAAATACATAAACAGAACATGGGTtgttaagcaaaataaaaatggacCCATATTATCTCTACTTATATTTTCCAAAACAGCCAAAAGCAAAAAAATTGAATTGTGCCCAAAAACAAGCTGATATACAAACCTGTTCTTACTAGTAGAATATGATAGTACCACCTTTTAAAGTGAAACCTTCTCAATGGAATCACTggataattgaatctattcaccCAAAACAGAATCTACACAACACCTTGCCTCTCTCTACTGTTTACATCCTCGGTAAACAAAACCACAATGAAAGTTATGCAATGATAGAGTTAACCGGGATATGCTGTCAAATGAGGAACTAATAGGACACATCAACATTCaccgataataacacattaatGAGCAACTTGGTACAGTATGGGTATGGAATGTGCCAGTTATCTgaactaatgtattctttttgtttagattcactttgtattttattttatgccaCAGTCaccacatcctggtgacttttttaaaactcagaaccCCTGCTTCAGTCTCAAAAGGGTTGAAACAGTTCTCTTCTCCCAGCTGGTACACTGAAGTCAAGAAAGACTGAGATGAAATGTTAATATCTGTACTATTTCTTAATGGTACATTACAATGTAACCATTATCCCCCCTAGCACCTATGAAATAGATACAACTTGTGCTATTTCTTGCTGATGCTTTCCTGTCTATTTTCTATATACACTAGAGTGAAGTGCAGTAGATAAATGATTCAACTCATTCCTGTATCcgtgtttcttgctagttttccCCTTCATGTTACACTGCTCCTTTAATTTCTTTGAAAGGATGAATGTGTGGCccatagtgtgtgtatgtatatatatatatatatatatatatatatatatatatatatatatatatatattataaaaaaaacatggcaaactatagtaaatgctTCGTATAACCATGGAGAAACTACACaatcactgtggtaaacttttaaaagggccAAAAGCAAATGGGCTGTGattggcaatgtaaaaaaaaaaaaaagtgtggaaaATGACCGACAGTGTAAAAATAAGCACagtagagggggaaaaaaatcatgaGAAATTGTAGCACCTCATTAAACACACTGGTTGGAGATTTTGAACAGGAATGTTATTCTGTTTGTTGTTGATGAAGTTTTAAGGAAGTTTTAAGGAATATACAGTAGGCTAAACTATTTTAAACTGCTGCGCTATGCGGGAATGTGGTTAGATAATATACAAATCGTCTTTTCCTGCACATTGTACTTACCTTCCTTTGCCAAATCTGCAGTTaccataaacaaaatatttgcagAGATGAAGCCCTTCTTCGCAGTCAGCACATCTGTCTTTCGGATAGTCCTTGCACAATCTCACTGCTGTTCTTGCAATTATCCTGCAGTCTGGGCTGAGCGCTGTATATGACGACCTGTCTTCAGTGCCACCAACAACAGCAAACCTACAGCATTCCCTCAAGATGTAGCACAACTCGTAGTCTGAAATGGCAAAACTGTTGCAAACCTGCCTGTGAAGCTGTCTGTACTCCAAAGAGCCATGATGGGAACAAAGGAGCCTTGTGGCATATCTGACAATTTTGTCGTTAGACATTTTGTTAGTTCAGGcgtctgtaaatatttttttttcaggcgCAGCACTTCTGTTTTAGAAGAAATTAAACTGAAACTATCTGCTATGAATGATCTGATTGGCTTTCGCCCAACGACATGATTTAGCAACAAGATGCAACCTCTCTTAGAATTCAGCAATGTGACAACAGTGCGGTCTGTTTGTGATAAAGTGGCTGGAGCATTTCATTTATGCCAACCAAAGATACAATGGGATTGTATTTCTCTAATGAAAACCCTAACGTTTACGTGTAGTATTTCCACTGCTTTCCTTGTCAGTAAGTGATGATAACATACATACACCTAATTAAGCCAGGTCGATCACTATTAAAATTCACAAACACTAAGGCGAAATAACgtgtaatgcatttaaaaatagttttaacacACCCTTACTGTCAGATTAAACCCTGTTCTCAAACATGATAGAAATCCAAAACACGGAAGAGCCGCTGAAGAGGCTTCTTGTTTGTCGCAAAGATCGTAAAAAGAAGGCTGGGACAACCAATCCCATGGTTCAGTCGTGCTATACCATGATTCAATGCGTGTCTCACTACAGGCGCCATTATTGGAGCTCAATCAGGTGGAGGAGGGGGTATATAACACAAAAGCATTAGACAGCTTGCAGAAGaaacggaatatatatatatatatatatatatatatatatatatatatatatatatatatatatatatcaatgagTTCTGTTTGAACTTACTGTACTATAGTTTTCTGATTCCAGACAGATTATGTATGCACTCTATGAGTTTAAGTATCTATTAAGAATTAGAATTTTTATGCAACGtgtattttttcccctttttttctgtttgtaattgtatatatttgtgtgaTTCTTGTTTATACTTGGAAGGTGTGAAAGCACTGAaacgcctgttttttttttttttttttaaatgtgtaaaataaaattgtaacttTACATTCATCCATATTCTGCACGTTTCTGTACATGTGAAATATGTTGGTGtgatacatacattttacttgacCACATGTTAtattctttgttttgaaatgtctaaaacgctttttaaaaaaatcctggtTGTCATGTGTTTGTTCATGCTCCTCCCCCGAGGAGTCAATCTTTCAATTCTGAGCTCATTAATGGgcataattaattaatagctgtGGTGAgcaataaactaatacaaatactgaaacaaaaagtCGATTGTTTTTAGCACTTGTCTGCATATCTCACTTAATCACttacaattattttttgaaatgtttaacaaaacaggTGAGATTTGAACACATGGGGTCACAAGAACCTTTAACCTATATATTCTACAGTATTAACCCCGTAAAGACACTGTTTGGCAGTAACTGTTGTGTGCATTACAAAttaccacaaaaaaagaaacaacgatTCTGCATATAACTAACAACCCCTTTTTGATACCTATTTTTAAACCGATTATTGAggtgtaataattattattttttttatttactatagcGAGTCAGAAAAGTTCTTCAAACTTGTCTGGACTCTACTAGTAATGCAAAAAACCTACAAAGTACATTCCTTTCCTTGCCACTCTAGTCCCATATGCAATCTGAACAAGAACATCCTTTCTGGGCTCCAGGAACTCGCTCCTGTTTTAGCTCCGCCCATCTATGGCATTATATCCTAgtcttttttttgcaaaccttGGTTTGTCGTTCAATTTCTTTCACCAAAGTAACTACTTCCAGGTTCATATCCTGGTCTGCCGAGGTTGCTGAGCTGCCTGTTTTATAACCTTAACACAAcaatagtttttaaaaactggTTCACGTCTCATGATCAGTAAATGTATTTGTCTTCATGATCACAGGCCCCTTAATAGTTCACAGTTCAAAGCTGGTCAGGAAATCGAGcgataaagatttttttttaaagaaatacaaatgtgttgtacATACATTTTGCTGGATCATGTTTGCTGTTGTATTATTAATGCAGATATGTCAAAACATAttgtcaaatgtgtttttatacaacgTATTTAAACATGTTAACATATGCACTGTGACACTGCGACAATGTCACAAATCTCAAGTGATTCCTAGTTCAGGTGTCATAATAATTATGATGATGTAGTCTCTTTTTGTTCTCTTAGAATCTTCCTGTAATGGTGGATATGTTTCAAATTATGATTATATTTCTTAAtgtcaatataaaacaaacacacaaaaaatgtattcatagaCAAGAATGTTGGTGGTtttaaattacaaaca
This window of the Polyodon spathula isolate WHYD16114869_AA chromosome 7, ASM1765450v1, whole genome shotgun sequence genome carries:
- the LOC121318096 gene encoding protein mono-ADP-ribosyltransferase PARP12-like, producing MSNDKIVRYATRLLCSHHGSLEYRQLHRQVCNSFAISDYELCYILRECCRFAVVGGTEDRSSYTALSPDCRIIARTAVRLCKDYPKDRCADCEEGLHLCKYFVYGNCRFGKGRKPCRYSHELSSGHNYEVLRNYHLLDLDQDELFMLLLQNDPSLLPEVCVHYNKGSGPYGACTFKASCTKLHICQHFVQGDCMFGYKCKRSHKIELDDQKKLEERGITRENIHNLPAIYRNIYDLKNCSISSSEGEVTDTAQRSSVSERESNEICLHYIRKQCSFQEKCIHVHFHLPYKWEVYDGSSWVELPHMEEIEKAFCDPENTHSGGSRPVDFLEMTRNSAPVRRLSTASSVTKPPHYILTTEWVWYCKGENGKWIEYGLPDEKRKVSSVTSKELEQAYLADNNDEITLTKGHRQYTLSFKDMYQRNPKHNTKRKVRRRPRFVSEKAVENKRMGKSDFALASSSTTKSFPVNWDMDAVPETGYKLIQLSFSSEEFKEVEDLFLKKMTTATIHKIERIQNPSLWEVYQWQKEQMKRKNGGKDVDEKLLFHGTQKSLVDAICSQNFDWRICGVHGTAYGKGSYFARDASYSHSYTVSTSGHRIMFVARVLVGEATAGKNGYLRPPSKDGKNTTFYDSCVDNKYNPSIFIIFEKHQIYPEYVIEYSKCGRTLGMNV